The following proteins are encoded in a genomic region of Microbacterium sp. NC79:
- the hisI gene encoding phosphoribosyl-AMP cyclohydrolase: MTAPRFPQVVFNADGLVPAIVQEAGTKEVLMLAWMDEEALRRTLTEGRVTYWSRSRGEYWRKGDTSGHTQVLISASYDCDGDTVLLQVEQTGAACHTGTHTCFDERELRIENAE, from the coding sequence ATGACTGCGCCCCGCTTTCCTCAGGTCGTCTTCAATGCCGACGGTTTGGTTCCTGCGATTGTGCAGGAGGCCGGAACCAAAGAGGTGCTGATGCTCGCGTGGATGGACGAAGAGGCACTGCGTCGCACGCTCACGGAAGGACGCGTCACCTACTGGTCGCGTTCTCGTGGGGAGTACTGGCGCAAGGGGGACACGTCAGGACACACCCAGGTGCTGATTTCTGCGTCGTACGACTGTGACGGTGACACGGTGCTCCTGCAGGTCGAACAGACCGGTGCTGCCTGCCATACCGGCACTCACACATGTTTCGATGAGCGCGAACTGCGAATCGAGAACGCGGAATGA
- a CDS encoding RsmB/NOP family class I SAM-dependent RNA methyltransferase: protein MTTYAAPARRVAYEVIHAVSTSDAYANLALPVAIRRQALSPQDAGFATELTYGTLRRLGTYDAIIEMASKRSIDSVEPAVRDALRLGVHQVLATRVADHAAVNETVQLVRDMVGSRATGFANAVMRRVVEADLDTWMTRLEEASHSDDERLSVMASHPVWVIRAFRRALAAEGRADELDALLEADNVSPSVVMAALPGLAEIPDEATRTAGSPVGFVSPGGDPAAMVRESAGRVRVQDEGSQLVALALARHGEVKPGEKWLDLCAGPGGKTAILAAEALAVGATLEANEVTPARAGLVRQALTGIPLDVVVHEEDGRDFAAMRPNTYDRILVDAPCTGLGALRRRPESRWRKQPGDVADLADLQFELLDAALMALKPGGTIGYVTCSPHLAETNGVLTHLRRAVGDEFDELDARAAIQAVSRAELDLPTPADGSGRAQLWPHRHGTDGMFLALLQKKA from the coding sequence ATGACCACCTACGCCGCTCCAGCCCGCCGCGTCGCCTATGAGGTTATCCACGCGGTCTCAACCTCCGATGCGTACGCAAACCTTGCGCTGCCTGTCGCCATCCGACGTCAGGCGCTCAGCCCGCAAGATGCGGGTTTCGCGACCGAACTGACCTACGGCACGCTGCGTCGCCTCGGCACCTATGACGCGATCATCGAGATGGCATCGAAACGCAGCATTGACAGCGTTGAGCCGGCCGTTCGCGACGCACTCCGTCTGGGCGTGCACCAGGTTCTGGCGACACGAGTCGCGGATCACGCCGCCGTCAATGAGACGGTGCAGCTGGTGCGTGACATGGTGGGCAGTCGGGCAACCGGCTTCGCAAACGCCGTGATGCGACGCGTTGTTGAGGCCGACCTTGACACCTGGATGACCCGCCTGGAAGAGGCTTCGCACTCCGACGATGAGCGGCTGTCGGTGATGGCATCGCACCCGGTCTGGGTCATTCGCGCTTTCCGCCGCGCGCTGGCAGCTGAAGGCCGTGCCGACGAGCTCGACGCCCTCCTCGAGGCCGATAACGTGTCGCCGTCTGTCGTGATGGCGGCGCTTCCTGGGCTTGCCGAGATTCCCGACGAGGCAACGCGCACCGCAGGCTCACCCGTCGGATTCGTCAGCCCAGGCGGTGACCCGGCTGCGATGGTGCGCGAATCCGCTGGGCGTGTTCGTGTGCAGGATGAAGGCTCCCAACTCGTCGCCCTTGCTTTGGCCAGGCACGGGGAGGTCAAGCCGGGGGAGAAGTGGCTCGATTTGTGCGCGGGCCCAGGCGGGAAGACGGCGATTCTCGCGGCGGAAGCACTAGCTGTGGGCGCGACGTTGGAAGCCAACGAAGTGACGCCCGCCCGCGCCGGACTCGTGCGCCAAGCCCTCACCGGAATTCCGCTCGACGTCGTGGTGCATGAAGAAGACGGGCGCGACTTTGCCGCGATGCGCCCGAATACCTACGATCGCATTCTTGTCGATGCACCGTGCACCGGGCTCGGTGCGTTGCGCCGCCGCCCGGAGTCACGCTGGCGCAAACAACCCGGCGACGTTGCTGACCTCGCCGACCTGCAGTTCGAACTGCTTGATGCCGCGCTGATGGCGTTGAAGCCGGGCGGAACCATTGGTTACGTCACATGCTCGCCGCACCTGGCCGAGACAAACGGTGTTCTCACGCACTTGCGGCGTGCGGTTGGCGATGAGTTCGATGAGCTGGATGCGCGCGCTGCTATCCAAGCCGTATCGCGGGCAGAACTTGATCTTCCGACACCAGCCGATGGTTCCGGTCGCGCCCAACTCTGGCCGCACCGGCACGGTACCGACGGCATGTTCCTAGCGTTGCTGCAGAAGAAAGCGTGA
- the metK gene encoding methionine adenosyltransferase: MTSLRLFTSESVTEGHPDKICDQISDSILDDLLSKDRNTHAAIETLVTTGLIHVAGELRTDAYADISGIARRVVNTIGYTSSETGFDGDSCGVTVSVGEQSGDIHAGVSQALEAREGSADRHDLQGAGDQGIMFGFATNETPQLMPASAWLAHRLAERLAAVRHDGTIPELRPDGKTQVTLGYDGFTPKSIEAVVVSTQHNPNITQDALREAVRTHVIEPVLAESGLDAPDYKLYFNPAGPFEIGGPKGDAGLTGRKIIIDTYGGAARHGGGAFSGKDPSKVDRSAAYAMRWVAKNAVAAGLADRLEVQVAYAIGKAAPVGLYVESFGTGKIDDDAIAKAITNVFDLRPSAIIEELDLLRPIYAATAAYGHFGRELPDFTWEKTTRVAELRAAAGL; this comes from the coding sequence ATGACTAGCCTGCGCCTATTCACCTCTGAGTCCGTCACCGAAGGACACCCCGACAAGATCTGTGACCAGATCTCGGACAGCATCCTCGATGACCTGCTGAGCAAAGACCGCAACACGCACGCCGCCATCGAGACGCTCGTAACGACGGGCCTCATTCACGTTGCCGGTGAGTTGCGCACTGACGCATACGCCGACATCTCAGGCATTGCCCGTCGCGTCGTGAATACGATTGGCTACACCTCAAGCGAGACCGGCTTTGACGGCGACTCTTGCGGCGTGACCGTGTCGGTTGGTGAACAGTCTGGCGACATCCACGCAGGCGTGTCCCAGGCGCTGGAAGCGCGTGAAGGTTCCGCTGACCGCCACGACCTTCAGGGTGCAGGCGACCAGGGCATCATGTTTGGCTTCGCCACGAATGAGACTCCGCAGCTGATGCCTGCATCGGCGTGGCTCGCACACCGGCTCGCCGAGCGGCTCGCCGCGGTGCGTCACGACGGAACCATTCCCGAGTTGCGCCCTGACGGCAAGACCCAGGTGACCCTCGGCTACGACGGCTTCACGCCGAAGTCGATTGAAGCTGTCGTGGTGTCGACGCAGCACAACCCCAACATCACGCAGGATGCACTACGTGAGGCGGTTCGCACTCACGTGATCGAGCCGGTGCTCGCTGAGTCTGGCCTTGACGCACCCGACTACAAGCTTTACTTTAACCCCGCCGGTCCGTTTGAAATCGGCGGGCCGAAGGGCGACGCCGGTCTCACCGGACGCAAGATCATCATTGACACTTACGGTGGCGCTGCGCGTCACGGTGGTGGTGCGTTTAGCGGTAAAGACCCGTCGAAGGTTGACCGTTCAGCGGCGTACGCCATGCGCTGGGTCGCGAAAAACGCGGTAGCTGCGGGTCTCGCAGACCGCCTCGAAGTGCAGGTCGCATACGCGATTGGCAAGGCCGCACCCGTTGGGCTCTACGTGGAGTCATTCGGCACAGGAAAGATTGATGACGACGCGATCGCGAAGGCGATCACGAATGTCTTCGACCTGCGCCCGAGCGCCATCATCGAAGAGCTCGATCTGCTGCGCCCGATTTACGCTGCGACCGCGGCGTACGGTCACTTCGGTCGTGAACTGCCCGACTTTACGTGGGAGAAGACGACCCGCGTTGCCGAGCTGCGCGCTGCCGCCGGGCTCTGA
- the rpe gene encoding ribulose-phosphate 3-epimerase produces the protein MSDVRINPSILSADFVNMERDLQRIGNADFVHVDIMDNNFVPNLTFGPQMTQRVQETSPVPLDVHLMINDCDTWAPKYAELGVASVTFHVEATSDPVATARRVRDIGARAGVALRPGTDAEFLYDILDEFDQILVMTVEPGFGGQSFRPDTMPKLSALAAHARSVGSDVWLQVDGGINIDTIAIAAEHGADTFVAGSAVFGAADPDEAIVTLRGLGAAAYHRHSHD, from the coding sequence GTGAGCGACGTGCGAATCAACCCCAGCATCCTGTCGGCCGACTTCGTCAACATGGAGCGCGACCTGCAGCGCATCGGCAACGCCGACTTCGTGCATGTCGACATCATGGACAACAATTTCGTGCCGAACCTGACCTTCGGTCCGCAAATGACGCAGCGGGTGCAGGAGACGAGTCCGGTTCCGCTGGACGTGCATCTCATGATCAACGATTGCGATACCTGGGCTCCGAAGTATGCAGAACTCGGCGTGGCCTCGGTGACCTTCCATGTCGAGGCCACGAGTGACCCCGTGGCCACGGCTCGTCGCGTCCGTGACATTGGCGCACGTGCAGGCGTGGCCCTGCGACCAGGCACAGACGCCGAGTTTTTGTACGACATCCTTGACGAATTCGACCAGATTCTGGTGATGACGGTGGAACCCGGTTTTGGCGGTCAGTCGTTCCGTCCAGACACCATGCCGAAGCTCTCGGCACTCGCCGCACACGCACGATCTGTCGGTTCCGACGTGTGGTTGCAGGTCGACGGTGGTATCAATATCGACACCATCGCAATCGCCGCAGAGCACGGTGCAGACACCTTTGTGGCTGGTTCCGCTGTGTTTGGCGCGGCCGATCCCGATGAGGCAATCGTCACACTTCGCGGTTTAGGGGCTGCCGCGTATCACCGCCACTCCCACGACTAG
- the fmt gene encoding methionyl-tRNA formyltransferase has translation MRIAFAGTPAVAVPTLQALVAAGHDVAVVITRPDAPLGRKRVLTPSPVAVAAEALGIPVVKAARLDDEATAAIVGFDVELGVIVAYGGLVREPLLSAPTHGWINLHFSLLPLWRGAAPVQRSMMAGDAVTGIAVFQLVAALDAGDIFASHEVPVPDDATAGEFLDELAVLGAPIVAGVVSDIEAGTALAVPQKGEASVAAKLEREDGRINWNQSAAAVYAQLRGVTPEPGAFTTIAGTPLKVLRAARSDSEKRPAPGEIYLDGKAVVIGTADVPLHLVTVQPTGKAAMPAADWWRGLRTESLKAGS, from the coding sequence ATGCGCATTGCATTTGCTGGCACGCCCGCCGTCGCCGTGCCGACACTTCAGGCCCTCGTCGCTGCAGGTCACGACGTTGCCGTTGTCATCACCCGACCCGATGCTCCTCTTGGCCGTAAGCGGGTACTGACGCCGTCCCCGGTAGCGGTTGCCGCCGAGGCGCTCGGTATCCCGGTCGTAAAGGCCGCCCGCCTTGACGACGAAGCGACGGCCGCTATCGTCGGTTTTGACGTGGAGCTCGGCGTCATCGTCGCCTACGGCGGACTCGTGCGTGAGCCGCTTCTCAGCGCGCCAACGCACGGCTGGATTAATCTGCATTTCTCGCTGCTACCGCTGTGGCGTGGGGCGGCCCCTGTGCAGCGTTCGATGATGGCGGGTGATGCCGTCACCGGCATTGCTGTCTTCCAACTGGTGGCCGCACTTGACGCTGGCGATATCTTCGCCAGCCACGAGGTTCCGGTGCCTGACGATGCCACGGCTGGCGAGTTCCTTGATGAACTTGCGGTGCTGGGTGCGCCCATTGTGGCCGGCGTTGTCAGTGATATTGAAGCCGGAACCGCCCTCGCTGTGCCGCAAAAAGGCGAGGCAAGCGTGGCAGCCAAACTCGAGCGCGAGGATGGTCGCATCAACTGGAACCAGAGTGCGGCCGCCGTCTATGCGCAGCTGCGCGGAGTCACACCGGAACCTGGCGCCTTCACAACCATTGCGGGCACGCCACTCAAGGTGCTACGCGCCGCGCGTTCCGACAGCGAAAAGCGTCCGGCTCCCGGAGAAATTTATCTCGACGGTAAAGCCGTCGTTATTGGCACAGCCGACGTGCCGCTGCACCTCGTGACCGTCCAACCCACTGGTAAGGCGGCGATGCCCGCTGCAGACTGGTGGCGCGGTCTACGCACTGAATCCCTGAAGGCAGGATCATGA
- the rpoZ gene encoding DNA-directed RNA polymerase subunit omega: MAGTNQGIIDPPIDNLLSKVESKYELVIYASKRARQINDYYSDLQEGNLFDNVGPLVDSSVEDKPLTIALHEINEDKLRLRAAE, encoded by the coding sequence ATGGCCGGCACCAACCAGGGCATTATTGACCCGCCCATCGACAACCTGCTCAGCAAGGTTGAGTCCAAGTACGAACTGGTGATTTACGCGTCCAAGCGTGCACGCCAGATCAACGACTACTACTCGGACCTGCAGGAGGGCAACCTCTTCGACAACGTGGGCCCGCTCGTCGACTCGTCTGTTGAAGACAAGCCGCTGACGATCGCTCTTCACGAGATCAACGAGGACAAGCTGCGCCTGCGCGCTGCCGAGTAA
- a CDS encoding phosphoribosyl-ATP diphosphatase: MKTFDDLFAELSDKATSGESGSRTVELLEAGVHTIGKKVVEEAAEAWMAAEYETNDDLALEVSQLLYHAQVLMLAKGITLADVYRHL, translated from the coding sequence GTGAAGACCTTCGACGATCTGTTTGCAGAGCTCAGTGACAAGGCGACCTCGGGAGAATCTGGTTCTCGTACGGTCGAACTCCTGGAAGCAGGCGTGCATACCATCGGCAAGAAGGTCGTGGAAGAAGCCGCTGAAGCCTGGATGGCTGCGGAATACGAGACAAATGACGACCTTGCCCTGGAAGTTTCCCAGCTGCTCTACCACGCCCAGGTTCTGATGCTGGCGAAGGGGATTACCCTCGCCGACGTTTACCGCCACCTGTAA
- the hisG gene encoding ATP phosphoribosyltransferase, whose translation MLRIAVPNKGSLSDTASAMLAEAGYTGRRDPKDLHVIDSPNDVEFFYLRPRDIATYVASGALDVGITGRDLLLDVRMPAREIEALGFGDSTFRFASRPGRFTELKDLEGFRVATAYPGLVDRFLDEHGVAVDLVPLDGAVESAVDLGVADAVADVVSTGTTLRQAGLEIFGPVLLESEAVLIAGPQDVDGTETLLRRLRGVMVARRYVLIDYDLPSHLVDQAVALAPGIESPTISPLRDPAWVAVRVMSPRKSVNKVMDDLYAIGARAILVTAIDAARL comes from the coding sequence ATGCTTCGAATTGCTGTGCCCAATAAGGGCTCCCTCTCCGATACGGCTTCTGCCATGCTCGCCGAGGCCGGATACACCGGTCGCCGCGACCCCAAAGACCTGCACGTTATCGACTCGCCGAACGATGTCGAATTCTTCTACCTGCGCCCGCGTGACATTGCGACCTACGTTGCCTCGGGTGCTCTCGATGTCGGCATCACCGGCCGCGACCTGCTGCTCGACGTACGCATGCCAGCACGCGAAATCGAGGCGCTCGGTTTTGGTGACTCGACGTTCCGCTTCGCGAGCCGCCCCGGCCGGTTTACCGAACTGAAGGATCTCGAAGGATTCCGCGTCGCAACGGCCTACCCCGGTCTCGTTGACCGTTTCCTCGACGAACACGGCGTGGCCGTCGACCTGGTTCCGCTCGACGGAGCCGTGGAATCGGCAGTCGATCTGGGTGTCGCCGACGCGGTTGCCGACGTCGTATCCACCGGAACCACGCTGCGTCAGGCCGGGCTGGAAATCTTCGGCCCTGTGCTTCTTGAATCTGAGGCCGTTTTAATCGCTGGCCCGCAAGACGTTGACGGCACGGAGACGCTGCTGCGTCGCCTGCGCGGCGTCATGGTCGCGCGCCGTTACGTGCTGATCGATTACGACCTGCCTTCGCACCTTGTCGACCAGGCTGTCGCGCTTGCCCCTGGCATCGAGTCGCCCACGATTTCGCCTCTGCGCGATCCGGCGTGGGTGGCTGTGCGGGTCATGAGCCCGCGCAAGTCCGTCAATAAGGTGATGGATGACCTGTACGCCATTGGTGCACGAGCCATCCTGGTCACGGCGATCGACGCGGCGAGACTCTAA
- the pyrF gene encoding orotidine-5'-phosphate decarboxylase, whose product MTIAFGTKTREAMLTHGALCVGIDPHESLLNDWHLPVSAAGVREFGFRVVEASAGEVGFVKPQVSFFERFGSAGIAALEDVIHAARAAGILVIADAKRGDIGTTMAGYAQAWLAPGSPLESDALTVSPYLGPTSLYETMAFAHEHGKGLFVLAATSNPEAGELQRAKVTTEAGDTTVAASVISSVSTFNADTADGHGWGSMGFVIGATVEQSSLGLPELLTPRAPILAPGFGAQGAALADLGGLFGANAPSVIASESRGILRAGPAGLEDAIRSRKHELEVTRG is encoded by the coding sequence ATGACGATCGCGTTTGGCACGAAGACTCGTGAGGCGATGCTGACGCACGGTGCGCTGTGCGTCGGCATCGACCCGCACGAATCACTTCTGAACGACTGGCACCTGCCGGTATCGGCAGCTGGTGTGCGCGAATTCGGCTTCCGAGTCGTCGAGGCGTCTGCTGGCGAAGTGGGGTTCGTGAAGCCGCAAGTGTCGTTTTTCGAGCGTTTCGGTTCCGCCGGAATCGCAGCTCTCGAAGACGTCATTCACGCAGCGCGCGCCGCGGGGATCCTGGTCATTGCCGACGCGAAACGAGGAGACATCGGAACCACGATGGCTGGTTACGCGCAGGCGTGGCTGGCACCGGGGTCGCCGCTGGAGTCTGACGCACTGACGGTCAGCCCGTACCTCGGGCCGACGTCGCTGTACGAGACAATGGCCTTCGCACATGAGCACGGAAAGGGACTCTTCGTGCTCGCCGCCACCAGCAACCCCGAAGCGGGGGAGCTGCAACGGGCGAAGGTAACGACGGAAGCGGGCGACACCACTGTCGCCGCATCTGTCATTTCATCGGTGTCTACGTTTAACGCAGATACCGCGGACGGTCACGGATGGGGATCCATGGGGTTCGTGATCGGCGCGACGGTTGAGCAGTCATCTCTAGGCCTGCCTGAGCTGCTGACGCCGCGCGCGCCAATTCTCGCCCCGGGCTTCGGTGCTCAGGGCGCAGCATTGGCCGATCTAGGGGGATTGTTCGGTGCAAACGCACCGTCTGTCATTGCGAGCGAAAGCCGAGGCATTCTCCGCGCCGGACCCGCCGGTCTCGAGGATGCTATTCGCTCGCGCAAACACGAACTGGAGGTTACCCGTGGCTGA
- the hisF gene encoding imidazole glycerol phosphate synthase subunit HisF produces MTVATRVIPCLDVAEGKVVKGVNFQNLKEMGDPVELAARYFEEGADELTFLDVTATVDDRSTMYDVVRRTAEQVFIPLTVGGGVRSADDVARLQGVGADKVGVNSAAIARPELISEIADRFGSQVLVLSLDVKRSAEVPSGFVVTTHGGRKETSIDALEWSREAMERGAGELLVNSIDADGTKAGFDLELVRLMREIAYVPVIASGGAGAVEHFAPAVAAGADAVLAASVFHSGQLTIGAVKSALRDAGVLVR; encoded by the coding sequence ATGACTGTGGCAACCCGCGTTATCCCGTGCCTCGATGTCGCCGAAGGCAAGGTCGTGAAGGGCGTCAACTTCCAGAACCTGAAAGAAATGGGCGACCCCGTCGAGCTCGCTGCACGGTACTTCGAAGAAGGCGCAGATGAGCTCACCTTCCTGGATGTCACGGCGACGGTTGACGATCGCTCCACGATGTATGACGTGGTGCGGCGTACGGCTGAGCAGGTATTCATTCCTCTGACGGTCGGCGGCGGCGTCCGCAGCGCCGATGACGTTGCGCGGCTGCAGGGCGTCGGCGCAGACAAAGTCGGGGTCAACTCGGCGGCAATTGCGCGCCCTGAACTGATTTCCGAGATTGCCGACCGGTTCGGCTCTCAGGTCTTGGTACTGTCACTCGACGTCAAGCGATCCGCCGAGGTTCCGAGCGGTTTCGTCGTCACGACGCACGGTGGCCGCAAAGAAACATCGATCGATGCGCTGGAGTGGTCACGCGAAGCCATGGAGCGTGGCGCGGGGGAGTTGCTCGTCAACTCCATCGACGCGGACGGAACCAAGGCAGGCTTCGATCTGGAACTGGTGCGTCTCATGCGTGAGATTGCCTACGTTCCGGTGATCGCATCCGGTGGTGCCGGCGCCGTGGAGCATTTCGCCCCCGCCGTAGCAGCCGGCGCCGATGCGGTCCTCGCCGCGAGCGTGTTTCACTCCGGTCAGCTCACAATCGGCGCGGTGAAGTCCGCTCTGCGCGATGCAGGAGTACTGGTGCGATGA
- the gmk gene encoding guanylate kinase has protein sequence MADAQRPPEVDRIAASQKAVAARRARASLKRDIANRVVTPQEVTRRAYADPTSAPGTLRVTEFLTAIPAIGEGKRDRILADLAISPVKRLGGLGARQRRDIAEWLDARLPEPSARPHRSRLLVLAGPTAVGKGTVAAHIRSAHPEIHLSVSATTRTPRPGEVEGEHYFFVDDAEFDRMIAAGELLEYATVHNSHRYGTPRTPIFDAIAAGKTVLLEIDLQGARQVRKAEPSASLIFLLPPSWDELVDRLVGRGTEGEEERARRLRTAKVELAAQNEFDHRVVNDTVERAADEVVSLATAD, from the coding sequence GTGGCTGACGCTCAGCGTCCCCCCGAGGTGGATCGAATCGCTGCTTCACAGAAGGCTGTCGCGGCTCGCCGCGCGCGCGCTTCTCTGAAACGAGACATCGCTAACCGCGTTGTCACGCCACAGGAAGTTACCCGTCGCGCGTATGCAGACCCGACGTCGGCCCCAGGCACGCTACGTGTCACAGAGTTTCTGACAGCAATCCCTGCCATTGGCGAGGGCAAGCGCGATCGTATTCTCGCCGACCTGGCGATCTCTCCGGTAAAGCGCCTCGGCGGACTCGGTGCGCGTCAGCGTCGCGACATCGCCGAGTGGTTGGATGCTCGCCTCCCCGAGCCCAGTGCACGCCCGCACCGCAGCCGACTCCTCGTGCTTGCTGGCCCGACGGCCGTCGGCAAGGGTACAGTCGCCGCACACATTCGTTCTGCGCACCCCGAGATTCACCTGTCGGTTTCAGCGACCACCCGCACCCCGCGTCCTGGAGAGGTCGAGGGGGAGCACTACTTCTTCGTCGATGACGCAGAGTTTGATCGCATGATTGCCGCTGGCGAACTGCTTGAGTACGCGACCGTGCACAACTCGCACCGTTACGGCACCCCGCGCACCCCGATTTTCGATGCGATTGCTGCAGGCAAGACGGTGTTGCTCGAGATCGACCTGCAGGGCGCTCGTCAGGTACGCAAGGCGGAGCCAAGCGCCTCGCTCATCTTCCTGCTTCCGCCGTCATGGGATGAGCTGGTTGACCGTCTGGTTGGCCGCGGAACCGAGGGTGAAGAAGAGCGCGCCCGTCGCCTCCGCACTGCAAAGGTGGAGCTTGCTGCCCAAAACGAGTTCGACCACCGCGTCGTGAACGATACCGTCGAGCGCGCCGCCGACGAGGTCGTTTCGCTCGCAACCGCGGACTAA
- a CDS encoding primosomal protein N': MPQRIVRVLIDSPLPQLDRLFDYTVPDALEGTVQPGVRLRVPLRTVGRIVDAYAIEVADNTDVDRPLSEIDSVVSSAQVVPPFLYTLARKVADRAGGAANDILRLAVPKRQVRVEKQWLTAPEPVAETVADDAVSYANTLLDDFPGLADAVSARERIAWSAIAHPVSTQSGDTVGAWAMLVAAMAAARLAQGESTIVVVPDYRDQDAVLAALDDFVNEAAVARVDARQTGPDRYRNYLRTLAAAPVIVVGNRSAVYSPVDASLIVMWDDGDSLLEEPLAPYVHSRDAALVRQELTGCGLVFAGHTRTSDVERLIGIGYVREISAARVYAPRTILSSPTDHEAPGIRIPSSAYRAVREALATGPVLVQVSRPGYAPVLVCAQCRTPSKCAHCSGPLHAKARGAAPQCRWCGRTAHGWKCPQCQSVSVRLASSGSERTADDLGRAFPGARIIVSDGEHAVTTVAETPVLVVATRGAEPIAAGGYHAVLLLDGDRMLMSDDLRVSESCLRWWSNAAALAAPGAPVLLVGVAGEVARAFATWTHAAFAQSELAERAPLRMPPTSRVAMLEGDHESLRTALTKLREDVPNLARDAVLGPLPLDGNGDELARALIRYDYALGQRVVASLRASVIAAAVAGRRSTRTRPNRPPRATLKLHTDVADPRL, translated from the coding sequence ATGCCGCAGCGAATCGTTCGCGTACTGATCGATTCGCCCCTGCCACAGCTGGACAGACTGTTCGATTACACCGTTCCGGACGCACTCGAAGGCACAGTGCAGCCGGGCGTCCGACTCAGGGTTCCGTTGCGCACCGTCGGGCGCATTGTCGACGCCTACGCGATTGAGGTTGCCGACAACACGGATGTGGATCGTCCGCTCAGCGAAATCGACAGCGTCGTGTCATCGGCACAGGTGGTTCCGCCATTCCTCTACACGCTGGCTCGTAAAGTCGCCGATCGTGCGGGTGGCGCGGCCAATGACATCCTGCGTCTTGCCGTTCCCAAACGCCAGGTCCGCGTGGAGAAGCAGTGGCTTACTGCGCCTGAACCGGTCGCTGAAACGGTCGCAGACGACGCCGTGTCTTATGCGAACACCCTGCTGGATGATTTTCCGGGACTTGCCGATGCGGTGAGTGCACGCGAACGCATCGCGTGGAGCGCCATCGCGCACCCGGTGTCGACACAGAGCGGCGATACCGTCGGGGCTTGGGCGATGCTGGTGGCGGCCATGGCCGCGGCCCGGCTCGCACAGGGGGAGAGCACGATCGTCGTCGTGCCTGACTACCGCGACCAAGACGCCGTGCTGGCCGCGCTCGACGATTTCGTGAACGAGGCTGCTGTCGCGCGCGTCGATGCGCGACAGACAGGCCCTGACCGATACCGCAACTATTTACGTACGCTCGCTGCCGCCCCCGTCATCGTGGTGGGCAATCGCTCGGCCGTGTATTCGCCCGTCGACGCTAGCCTCATCGTGATGTGGGACGACGGCGATAGCCTGCTCGAAGAACCACTCGCACCTTACGTGCACTCACGAGATGCGGCGCTCGTCAGGCAAGAGCTCACCGGCTGTGGCCTCGTTTTTGCTGGCCACACTCGCACATCTGATGTGGAGCGGTTGATTGGCATTGGCTACGTTCGGGAGATTTCCGCGGCTCGCGTCTACGCGCCCCGCACGATCCTCTCGTCGCCCACCGATCATGAAGCTCCAGGCATTCGGATTCCGTCGAGCGCCTATCGTGCCGTCCGTGAGGCGCTAGCGACGGGGCCCGTGCTCGTACAGGTTTCTCGTCCGGGATACGCGCCCGTCTTGGTGTGCGCACAGTGCCGCACGCCATCGAAGTGCGCGCACTGTTCCGGGCCGCTACATGCGAAGGCACGTGGCGCTGCTCCGCAGTGCCGCTGGTGTGGGCGCACCGCGCACGGATGGAAATGTCCCCAATGCCAATCGGTCAGTGTCCGGCTGGCGTCATCAGGCAGCGAGCGGACGGCAGACGACCTGGGTCGCGCCTTCCCTGGCGCCCGCATTATCGTGTCAGACGGCGAACACGCGGTCACGACGGTGGCAGAAACGCCCGTCCTTGTCGTGGCCACGCGTGGCGCCGAGCCGATTGCGGCCGGTGGCTATCACGCTGTGCTTCTCCTCGATGGAGACCGCATGCTGATGAGCGATGACCTGCGGGTCAGCGAGTCCTGTCTGCGCTGGTGGTCAAACGCTGCGGCACTGGCCGCGCCTGGCGCTCCCGTCCTGCTTGTTGGCGTTGCCGGTGAGGTGGCGCGCGCCTTTGCCACGTGGACGCACGCGGCATTCGCGCAGAGTGAGCTCGCTGAGCGTGCTCCGCTACGGATGCCGCCCACATCACGCGTCGCGATGCTCGAGGGAGACCACGAATCGTTACGCACGGCGCTGACGAAGCTCCGCGAAGACGTCCCGAACCTCGCTCGCGATGCCGTGCTCGGCCCGCTTCCACTCGATGGCAACGGTGACGAACTTGCCCGCGCGCTGATCCGCTACGACTATGCCCTCGGACAGCGGGTGGTCGCTTCCCTCCGTGCGAGCGTTATCGCGGCGGCTGTCGCCGGGCGCCGCAGCACTCGAACCCGTCCCAACCGGCCGCCGCGAGCGACACTCAAGCTCCACACCGACGTCGCCGACCCGCGACTTTAA